The Centroberyx gerrardi isolate f3 chromosome 19, fCenGer3.hap1.cur.20231027, whole genome shotgun sequence genome has a segment encoding these proteins:
- the maco1a gene encoding macoilin-1 isoform X2 yields the protein MKRRNADCSKLRRPLKRNRITEGIYSSTFLYLKFLVVWVLVLLADFVLEFRFEYLWPFWLFIRSVYDSFRYQGLAFSVFFVCVAFTSDIICLLFIPVQWLFFAASTYVWVQYVWHTERGVCLPTVSLWILFVYIEAAIRFKDLKNFHVDLCRPFAAHCIGYPVVTLGFGFKSYVSYKMRLRKQKEVQKENEFYMQLLQQALPPEQQMLQRQEREAEEALAKGISEVDPAPVSQNGAPPGKKNTPVPLPELEYREKGKDSNAKEREGKKQHTVGINNNSIIHTLDSKLQETEYIENHVGGKRLNNDLAGEHTHTDTNTHSPKEETGGTGKNYKNAGGGGGSVSNSSPRNHSSTNGSVPPGSSSNKNEKKQKGSGKGQKDPVENCIPNNQLGKPDALVRLEQDVKRLKADLQASRQLESELRSHLSSLSSQDRSLRSELGQLRQDNELLQNKLHSAVQAKQKDKQTISQLEKRLKAEQEARALAEKQLAEERKRKKMEEATAARAVALAAATRGECTDSLRGRIRELETECKKLSMDMKLKEEQIRDLEGKCQELRKYKENEKDTEVLMSALSAMQEKTQHLENSLSAETRIKLDLFSALGDAKRQLEIAQGQIHQREQEIADLKQKIAEVMAVMPSLSYSADSSNLSPVTPHYSSKFMDNSPSSLDPNASVYQPLKK from the exons ATGAAGCGGCGCAATGCGGACTGCAGCAAACTCCGACGGCCGTTAAAACGGAACCGAATCACCGAGGGTATATATAGCAG TACATTCCTGTACCTGAAGTTCCTGGTAGTGTGGGTGTTGGTGCTGCTGGCCGACTTTGTGCTGGAGTTCAGGTTTGAGTACCTGTGGCCCTTCTGGCTTTTCATCCGAAGTGTCTACGACTCCTTCAGATATCAGGGGCTG GCGTTCTCtgtcttctttgtgtgtgtggcgtttACGTCAGACATCAtctgcctcctcttcatccccgTCCAATGGCTGTTCTTTGCTGCCAGCACCTACGTATGGGTCCAGTATGTCTGGCACACAG agagaggagtCTGTCTACCCACTGTATCGCTGTGGATCCTGTTTGTGTACATCGAAGCCGCCATCCGCTTCAAGGACCTGAAGAACTTTCATGTGGACCTGTGTCGACCCTTCGCTGCTCATTG TATCGGCTACCCAGTGGTGACTCTGGGCTTCGGCTTCAAGAGTTACGTCAGCTACAAGATGCGACTGAGGAAACAGAAGGAAGTGCAGAAGGAGAATGAATTCTACATGCAGCTCCTACAGCAGGCTCTGCCGCCAGAGCAACAGATGCtgcagagacaggagagggaggcagaggagg CATTAGCTAAAGGGATCTCAGAGGTAGATCCCGCGCCAGTGTCCCAAAACGGAGCACCTCCCGGAAAGAAAAACACTCCCGTCCCGTTACCGGAACTGGAGTACCGGGAAAAGGGGAAGGACAGTAATGCAAAAGAGCGCGAGggcaaaaaacaacacacagtaGGAATCAATAACAACAGTATTATACATACACTGGACTCCAAACTACAGGAGACGGAGTATATTGAGAACCACGTTGGGGGGAAGAGACTGAACAACGACCTAGcgggagaacacacacacaccgataccaacacacactctcctaaAGAGGAGACGGGAGGGACGGGGAAGAACTACAAAAACGCCGGCGGAGGCGGGGGCAGCGTTTCCAACTCGTCCCCTCGGAATCACAGCTCCACCAACGGGAGCGTGCCGCCGGGCTCGTCGTCCAATAAGAACGAGAAGAAGCAGAAGGGGTCAGGGAAGGGTCAGAAGGACCCGGTGGAGAACTGCATCCCCAACAACCAGCTGGGCAAGCCGGACGCACTAGTACg GCTGGAGCAGGATGTGAAGCGTCTGAAGGCCGATCTTCAGGCCAGCAGACAGCTGGAGTCGGAGCTGCGGAGTCACCTGTCCTCTCTGAGCAGCCAGGACCGCAGCCTTCGCTCTGAACTGGGCCAGCTTCGCCAGGACAACGAGCTGCTGCAGAACAA GCTCCACAGTGCCGTCCAGGCCAAGCAGAAGGACAAGCAGACCATCTCCCAGCTGGAGAAGAGGCTGAAGGCCGAGCAGGAGGCCCGCGCCCTGGCCGAGAAACAGCTggctgaggagaggaagaggaagaagatggaAGAGGCCACTGCTGCCAGGGCCGTAGCCTTAGCCGCCGCCACCAG AGGGGAGTGTACTGATTCTCTGCGTGGTCGCATCAGAGAGCTGGAGACGGAGTGCAAGAAGCTCAGCATGGACATGAAGCTGAAGGAGGAGCAGATTAGGGATCTGGAGGGCAAGTGTCAG GAACTGCGGAAGTATAAAGAGAATGAGAAGGACACAGAGGTGTTGATGTCGGCGCTGTCAGCCATGCAGGAGAAGACCCAGCACCTGGAGAACAGCCTGAGCGCCGAGACCAGGATCAAACTGGACCTCTTCTCCGCCCTGGGGGACGCCAAGAGGCAGCTGGAGATCGCACAAG GCCAGATCCACCAGAGGGAGCAGGAGATTGCCGACCTGAAGCAGAAGATAGCGGAGGTGATGGCGGTGATGCCCAGCCTGTCCTACTCGGCAGACAGCAGCAACCTGAGCCCCGTCACCCCGCACTACTCCTCCAAATTCATGGACAACAGTCCCTCCTCCCTGGACCCCAACGCCTCAGTCTACCAGCCCCTCAAAAAGTGA
- the srfbp1 gene encoding serum response factor-binding protein 1 isoform X1: MLHTEVKMEKMVPSAEEKEKEEEVVEEEEEEKEVVEEEEEKEAEEEEEVVEEEEEDEKVVEEKEEEPMPQATDKTEKRMPLPDQPKEKKDPEVLNLNNEVVRMRKEVKRVRTLVIRKLTRQIPALKKKKGKEADVERNQRRAGRLLEEIHVMKGLLPDLVTKTALQKNLNFDLVCKNPKSTISDRAIARIATHPQFSKKIEAIKAAVKAFKEERMKGGNRGEQRGKAQKEAEKVTVQSTDSDRGGGERKDEEEEDSAVEEKEMMDDEEGDGLLKDSENTTVDEPSEKDEEKATPPSDETTDLQNKEMPAAPETKSVRTASAKNTEAKVLVKNTPQKKKPNLKPAPKVLQQKEDEEESDLESSGDEEKEYFDDSTEERFHKQSSQSESDGEDDFFLGKVSRFKKKKKSVEGEEKKQEKRSEVKSDSTDLLKTSDQGQSELDELESRLKSKATGFQSVFCSSLSGSKPGQGGQGRGGQGRGGGGRGGNKFGGRGGQRGGGGPVRYSDRPSEFQKQDRRPEGKPGFNRRPESEGRGSAFAGRGRGRGRGDVARQQDRRGGGVFSHQAPQQVLHPSWEASKKRKEQQGQILAFQGKKIKFDDDD, translated from the exons ATGTTACATACTGAGGTGAAGATGGAGAAAATGGTGCCATCTgctgaggaaaaagagaaggaggaagaagtggtggaggaagaggaggaggagaaggaagtggtggaggaagaggaggagaaggaagcagaggaggaggaagaagtggtagaggaggaggaagaggatgagaaagtggtggaggaaaaggaggaggaaccGATGCCACAGGCCACAGATAAGACTGAGAAACGGATGCCATTGCCTGATCAACCGAAGGAGAAAAAGGATCCTGAGGTCCTGAACCTCAACAACGAAGTGGTGAGGATgaggaaggaggtgaagagggtGAGAACTCTGGTCATCAGGAAGCTGACGCGGCAGATTCCGgccctgaagaagaagaaggggaaagaggCGGACGTggagaggaaccagaggagagCTGGCAGACTGCTGGAGGAGATCCATGTGATGAAGGGCCTCTTACCAGACCTG GTGACCAAGACAGCCTTGCAGAAGAATCTCAACTTTGATCTAGTGTGTAAAAACCCAAAGTCTACTATTTCGGACCGGGCCATAGCACGCATCGCCACCCACCCTCAGTTCAGCAAGAAGATCGAGGCCATCAAAGCTGCTGTCAAAGCCttcaaagaggagaggatgaagggtGGGAATCGGGGAGAACAAAGGGGAAAGGCGCAAAAAGAAGCTGAAAAGGTGACTGTTCAGTCAACAGACAgcgatagaggaggaggagaaaggaaggatgaggaagaagaggacagtgCAGTGGAGGAAAAGGAAATGATGGACGATGAGGAAGGAGATGGTCTCCTCAAAGACAGTGAAAACACAACCGTTGATGAACCTTCTGAAAAAGACGAGGAGAAAGCAACTCCTCCTTCAGATGAAACTACTGATCTTCAGAACAAAGAAATGCCAGCAGCTCCAGAGACCAAGAGTGTGAGAACAGCATCTGCAAAAAACACAGAGGCGAAGGTCCTTGtgaaaaatacaccacaaaaaaagaaacccaaTCTGAAGCCTGCGCCTAAAGTGCTTCAGCAaaaggaagatgaggaagagagtgaCTTGGAGTCGTCAGGTGATGAAGAGAAGGAGTACTTTGATGACAGCACAGAGGAGCGTTTCCACAAGCAGTCCTCCCAGTCAGAGAGCGATGGCGAAGACGACTTCTTCCTGGGGAAAGTGAGCAGgttcaagaagaagaagaaaagtgtagagggggaggagaagaagcaggAGAAGAGGAGCGAGGTGAAAAGCGACTCCACAGACCTGCTGAAAACGTCGGACCAGGGGCAGAGCGAGCTTGATGAGCTTGAGTCCAGGCTGAAGTCAAAAGCGACTGGGTTTCAGTCTGTCTTCTGTTCTTCCCTGTCTGGGTCTAAGCCCGGCCAGGGCGGGCAAGGCCGGGGCGGGCAGGGCCGGGGCGGCGGAGGCAGAGGTGGGAATAAATTTGGGGGgcgaggaggacagaggggcgGAGGCGGCCCTGTCAGATATTCTGATAGGCCCTCCGAGTTCCAAAAGCAGGACAGAAGGCCAGAAGGAAAACCAGGGTTCAACAGGCGTCCTGAGTCAGAGGGAAGGGGCTCTGCCTTTGCcgggagagggaggggacgGGGCAGGGGtgatgttgccaggcaacaggATCGAAGGGGGGGAGGTGTCTTTTCCCATCAGGCACCGCAGCAGGTGCTGCACCCATCCTGGGAGGCCAGTAAGAAAAGGAAGGAGCAGCAAGGACAGATCCTGGCGTTCCAGGGGAAGAAGATCAAGTTTGATGACGATGACTGA
- the maco1a gene encoding macoilin-1 isoform X1 has translation MKRRNADCSKLRRPLKRNRITEGIYSSTFLYLKFLVVWVLVLLADFVLEFRFEYLWPFWLFIRSVYDSFRYQGLAFSVFFVCVAFTSDIICLLFIPVQWLFFAASTYVWVQYVWHTERGVCLPTVSLWILFVYIEAAIRFKDLKNFHVDLCRPFAAHCIGYPVVTLGFGFKSYVSYKMRLRKQKEVQKENEFYMQLLQQALPPEQQMLQRQEREAEEAALAKGISEVDPAPVSQNGAPPGKKNTPVPLPELEYREKGKDSNAKEREGKKQHTVGINNNSIIHTLDSKLQETEYIENHVGGKRLNNDLAGEHTHTDTNTHSPKEETGGTGKNYKNAGGGGGSVSNSSPRNHSSTNGSVPPGSSSNKNEKKQKGSGKGQKDPVENCIPNNQLGKPDALVRLEQDVKRLKADLQASRQLESELRSHLSSLSSQDRSLRSELGQLRQDNELLQNKLHSAVQAKQKDKQTISQLEKRLKAEQEARALAEKQLAEERKRKKMEEATAARAVALAAATRGECTDSLRGRIRELETECKKLSMDMKLKEEQIRDLEGKCQELRKYKENEKDTEVLMSALSAMQEKTQHLENSLSAETRIKLDLFSALGDAKRQLEIAQGQIHQREQEIADLKQKIAEVMAVMPSLSYSADSSNLSPVTPHYSSKFMDNSPSSLDPNASVYQPLKK, from the exons ATGAAGCGGCGCAATGCGGACTGCAGCAAACTCCGACGGCCGTTAAAACGGAACCGAATCACCGAGGGTATATATAGCAG TACATTCCTGTACCTGAAGTTCCTGGTAGTGTGGGTGTTGGTGCTGCTGGCCGACTTTGTGCTGGAGTTCAGGTTTGAGTACCTGTGGCCCTTCTGGCTTTTCATCCGAAGTGTCTACGACTCCTTCAGATATCAGGGGCTG GCGTTCTCtgtcttctttgtgtgtgtggcgtttACGTCAGACATCAtctgcctcctcttcatccccgTCCAATGGCTGTTCTTTGCTGCCAGCACCTACGTATGGGTCCAGTATGTCTGGCACACAG agagaggagtCTGTCTACCCACTGTATCGCTGTGGATCCTGTTTGTGTACATCGAAGCCGCCATCCGCTTCAAGGACCTGAAGAACTTTCATGTGGACCTGTGTCGACCCTTCGCTGCTCATTG TATCGGCTACCCAGTGGTGACTCTGGGCTTCGGCTTCAAGAGTTACGTCAGCTACAAGATGCGACTGAGGAAACAGAAGGAAGTGCAGAAGGAGAATGAATTCTACATGCAGCTCCTACAGCAGGCTCTGCCGCCAGAGCAACAGATGCtgcagagacaggagagggaggcagaggagg CAGCATTAGCTAAAGGGATCTCAGAGGTAGATCCCGCGCCAGTGTCCCAAAACGGAGCACCTCCCGGAAAGAAAAACACTCCCGTCCCGTTACCGGAACTGGAGTACCGGGAAAAGGGGAAGGACAGTAATGCAAAAGAGCGCGAGggcaaaaaacaacacacagtaGGAATCAATAACAACAGTATTATACATACACTGGACTCCAAACTACAGGAGACGGAGTATATTGAGAACCACGTTGGGGGGAAGAGACTGAACAACGACCTAGcgggagaacacacacacaccgataccaacacacactctcctaaAGAGGAGACGGGAGGGACGGGGAAGAACTACAAAAACGCCGGCGGAGGCGGGGGCAGCGTTTCCAACTCGTCCCCTCGGAATCACAGCTCCACCAACGGGAGCGTGCCGCCGGGCTCGTCGTCCAATAAGAACGAGAAGAAGCAGAAGGGGTCAGGGAAGGGTCAGAAGGACCCGGTGGAGAACTGCATCCCCAACAACCAGCTGGGCAAGCCGGACGCACTAGTACg GCTGGAGCAGGATGTGAAGCGTCTGAAGGCCGATCTTCAGGCCAGCAGACAGCTGGAGTCGGAGCTGCGGAGTCACCTGTCCTCTCTGAGCAGCCAGGACCGCAGCCTTCGCTCTGAACTGGGCCAGCTTCGCCAGGACAACGAGCTGCTGCAGAACAA GCTCCACAGTGCCGTCCAGGCCAAGCAGAAGGACAAGCAGACCATCTCCCAGCTGGAGAAGAGGCTGAAGGCCGAGCAGGAGGCCCGCGCCCTGGCCGAGAAACAGCTggctgaggagaggaagaggaagaagatggaAGAGGCCACTGCTGCCAGGGCCGTAGCCTTAGCCGCCGCCACCAG AGGGGAGTGTACTGATTCTCTGCGTGGTCGCATCAGAGAGCTGGAGACGGAGTGCAAGAAGCTCAGCATGGACATGAAGCTGAAGGAGGAGCAGATTAGGGATCTGGAGGGCAAGTGTCAG GAACTGCGGAAGTATAAAGAGAATGAGAAGGACACAGAGGTGTTGATGTCGGCGCTGTCAGCCATGCAGGAGAAGACCCAGCACCTGGAGAACAGCCTGAGCGCCGAGACCAGGATCAAACTGGACCTCTTCTCCGCCCTGGGGGACGCCAAGAGGCAGCTGGAGATCGCACAAG GCCAGATCCACCAGAGGGAGCAGGAGATTGCCGACCTGAAGCAGAAGATAGCGGAGGTGATGGCGGTGATGCCCAGCCTGTCCTACTCGGCAGACAGCAGCAACCTGAGCCCCGTCACCCCGCACTACTCCTCCAAATTCATGGACAACAGTCCCTCCTCCCTGGACCCCAACGCCTCAGTCTACCAGCCCCTCAAAAAGTGA
- the srfbp1 gene encoding serum response factor-binding protein 1 isoform X2 — protein sequence MLHTEVKMEKMVPSAEEKEKEEEVVEEEEEEKEVEEEEVVEEEEEDEKVVEEKEEEPMPQATDKTEKRMPLPDQPKEKKDPEVLNLNNEVVRMRKEVKRVRTLVIRKLTRQIPALKKKKGKEADVERNQRRAGRLLEEIHVMKGLLPDLVTKTALQKNLNFDLVCKNPKSTISDRAIARIATHPQFSKKIEAIKAAVKAFKEERMKGGNRGEQRGKAQKEAEKVTVQSTDSDRGGGERKDEEEEDSAVEEKEMMDDEEGDGLLKDSENTTVDEPSEKDEEKATPPSDETTDLQNKEMPAAPETKSVRTASAKNTEAKVLVKNTPQKKKPNLKPAPKVLQQKEDEEESDLESSGDEEKEYFDDSTEERFHKQSSQSESDGEDDFFLGKVSRFKKKKKSVEGEEKKQEKRSEVKSDSTDLLKTSDQGQSELDELESRLKSKATGFQSVFCSSLSGSKPGQGGQGRGGQGRGGGGRGGNKFGGRGGQRGGGGPVRYSDRPSEFQKQDRRPEGKPGFNRRPESEGRGSAFAGRGRGRGRGDVARQQDRRGGGVFSHQAPQQVLHPSWEASKKRKEQQGQILAFQGKKIKFDDDD from the exons ATGTTACATACTGAGGTGAAGATGGAGAAAATGGTGCCATCTgctgaggaaaaagagaaggaggaagaagtggtggaggaagaggaggaggagaaggaagtg gaggaggaagaagtggtagaggaggaggaagaggatgagaaagtggtggaggaaaaggaggaggaaccGATGCCACAGGCCACAGATAAGACTGAGAAACGGATGCCATTGCCTGATCAACCGAAGGAGAAAAAGGATCCTGAGGTCCTGAACCTCAACAACGAAGTGGTGAGGATgaggaaggaggtgaagagggtGAGAACTCTGGTCATCAGGAAGCTGACGCGGCAGATTCCGgccctgaagaagaagaaggggaaagaggCGGACGTggagaggaaccagaggagagCTGGCAGACTGCTGGAGGAGATCCATGTGATGAAGGGCCTCTTACCAGACCTG GTGACCAAGACAGCCTTGCAGAAGAATCTCAACTTTGATCTAGTGTGTAAAAACCCAAAGTCTACTATTTCGGACCGGGCCATAGCACGCATCGCCACCCACCCTCAGTTCAGCAAGAAGATCGAGGCCATCAAAGCTGCTGTCAAAGCCttcaaagaggagaggatgaagggtGGGAATCGGGGAGAACAAAGGGGAAAGGCGCAAAAAGAAGCTGAAAAGGTGACTGTTCAGTCAACAGACAgcgatagaggaggaggagaaaggaaggatgaggaagaagaggacagtgCAGTGGAGGAAAAGGAAATGATGGACGATGAGGAAGGAGATGGTCTCCTCAAAGACAGTGAAAACACAACCGTTGATGAACCTTCTGAAAAAGACGAGGAGAAAGCAACTCCTCCTTCAGATGAAACTACTGATCTTCAGAACAAAGAAATGCCAGCAGCTCCAGAGACCAAGAGTGTGAGAACAGCATCTGCAAAAAACACAGAGGCGAAGGTCCTTGtgaaaaatacaccacaaaaaaagaaacccaaTCTGAAGCCTGCGCCTAAAGTGCTTCAGCAaaaggaagatgaggaagagagtgaCTTGGAGTCGTCAGGTGATGAAGAGAAGGAGTACTTTGATGACAGCACAGAGGAGCGTTTCCACAAGCAGTCCTCCCAGTCAGAGAGCGATGGCGAAGACGACTTCTTCCTGGGGAAAGTGAGCAGgttcaagaagaagaagaaaagtgtagagggggaggagaagaagcaggAGAAGAGGAGCGAGGTGAAAAGCGACTCCACAGACCTGCTGAAAACGTCGGACCAGGGGCAGAGCGAGCTTGATGAGCTTGAGTCCAGGCTGAAGTCAAAAGCGACTGGGTTTCAGTCTGTCTTCTGTTCTTCCCTGTCTGGGTCTAAGCCCGGCCAGGGCGGGCAAGGCCGGGGCGGGCAGGGCCGGGGCGGCGGAGGCAGAGGTGGGAATAAATTTGGGGGgcgaggaggacagaggggcgGAGGCGGCCCTGTCAGATATTCTGATAGGCCCTCCGAGTTCCAAAAGCAGGACAGAAGGCCAGAAGGAAAACCAGGGTTCAACAGGCGTCCTGAGTCAGAGGGAAGGGGCTCTGCCTTTGCcgggagagggaggggacgGGGCAGGGGtgatgttgccaggcaacaggATCGAAGGGGGGGAGGTGTCTTTTCCCATCAGGCACCGCAGCAGGTGCTGCACCCATCCTGGGAGGCCAGTAAGAAAAGGAAGGAGCAGCAAGGACAGATCCTGGCGTTCCAGGGGAAGAAGATCAAGTTTGATGACGATGACTGA